A DNA window from Thiobacillus denitrificans ATCC 25259 contains the following coding sequences:
- a CDS encoding TRAP transporter small permease subunit: MPRLLGALRQLERALTRLELGVALLAFAAMLALSLADIVGRNLLHATVPAGDVVLRHLVLWVALPGAALAAAAGRHLHLDPANLAAWPRWRRLSAIPVNLVAAVVCTFLARAAWAFWLDEWRHPSGQAWLAWLSLILPAAFALLTLHFLLRAVLARDVKTP; the protein is encoded by the coding sequence GTGCCGCGCCTTCTGGGGGCCTTACGCCAACTCGAGCGGGCGCTGACCCGGCTCGAACTCGGCGTCGCGCTGCTCGCCTTCGCCGCCATGCTCGCGCTCTCACTCGCCGATATCGTCGGGCGCAACCTGCTCCATGCGACCGTGCCGGCGGGCGACGTCGTGCTGCGTCACCTCGTGCTGTGGGTCGCCCTGCCCGGCGCCGCGCTGGCGGCCGCTGCAGGCCGCCATCTGCACCTCGATCCTGCCAACCTCGCGGCCTGGCCGCGCTGGCGCAGGCTTAGCGCAATCCCCGTCAATCTGGTCGCCGCTGTCGTCTGCACGTTCCTCGCGCGTGCCGCGTGGGCGTTCTGGCTCGACGAATGGCGGCACCCCTCGGGCCAAGCCTGGCTGGCCTGGCTGAGCCTCATCCTGCCCGCTGCGTTCGCGCTGCTGACGCTGCATTTTCTGCTGCGGGCCGTCCTCGCCCGCGACGTGAAGACGCCATGA
- a CDS encoding TRAP transporter large permease: MTLLPFVALALLGVPLFVVLGAAALVATRDAQLDSALLMVEFARLAASPNLVAIPLFVLAGATMGHGGAGRRLVRFFNALLGWMPAGIAWVAAASCMLFTAFSGASGVTILALGGLLYPMLKDEGYPERFALGLISSGGSMGLLLPPSLAVLLYGVVAQVDIGDLFVAGLLPTLLLFVMVGSYAVRRGARGAPRHRFRWRELAAAARAGWADLLLPIGVVAGLAAGLLTVAELAACSALYALVLETVVHRTIRAKELAWVGYEAATLVGSIFVILGLSLGLTNLLVDAQVPMRLLDWVVEQVHSPLAFLLWMNAVLLVVGCMMDIFSAIVIVTPLLLPLATHFGIHPLHLGIVVLANLEIGYLTPPVGINLYLASQRFKQPVLTVFRATLPFLLLLLVWLLLLTYVPALSLWNQGMHGAAAQLPL, encoded by the coding sequence ATGACGCTGTTGCCGTTCGTGGCGCTGGCCTTGCTCGGCGTGCCGCTCTTCGTCGTGCTGGGCGCGGCGGCGCTCGTCGCGACCCGCGATGCGCAACTCGATTCCGCGCTCCTGATGGTCGAGTTCGCGCGGCTCGCCGCATCACCCAATCTGGTCGCGATTCCGCTCTTCGTGCTCGCCGGCGCGACCATGGGGCACGGCGGCGCCGGGCGCCGCCTGGTCCGCTTCTTCAACGCCTTGCTCGGATGGATGCCGGCGGGCATCGCCTGGGTTGCCGCCGCGTCGTGCATGCTCTTCACCGCTTTTTCCGGCGCGTCCGGCGTCACGATCCTCGCGCTCGGCGGTCTGCTGTATCCGATGCTCAAGGACGAGGGTTACCCGGAACGCTTCGCGCTCGGGCTCATCAGTTCGGGCGGCTCCATGGGGCTGCTGCTGCCGCCCAGCCTCGCGGTGCTGCTCTACGGCGTCGTTGCCCAGGTCGATATCGGCGATTTGTTCGTCGCCGGCCTGCTGCCGACGCTGCTGCTGTTCGTGATGGTCGGGAGTTATGCCGTCCGGCGGGGCGCGCGCGGGGCGCCGCGTCACCGCTTCCGATGGCGCGAACTCGCGGCCGCGGCGCGCGCGGGCTGGGCCGATCTGCTGCTGCCGATCGGCGTCGTTGCGGGCCTGGCTGCCGGGCTGTTGACCGTCGCCGAACTCGCCGCATGCAGTGCGCTCTACGCGCTCGTGCTCGAAACAGTGGTTCACCGCACGATCCGCGCGAAAGAACTCGCGTGGGTGGGCTACGAAGCGGCGACGCTGGTCGGCAGCATCTTCGTCATACTCGGCTTGAGCCTCGGACTGACCAATCTGCTGGTCGATGCCCAGGTGCCGATGCGCTTGCTCGATTGGGTCGTCGAGCAGGTGCACAGCCCGCTCGCTTTCCTGCTCTGGATGAACGCCGTCCTGCTCGTGGTGGGCTGCATGATGGATATCTTTTCCGCGATCGTGATCGTCACGCCGCTGCTCCTGCCGCTCGCGACCCATTTCGGGATCCACCCGCTGCACCTCGGCATCGTGGTTCTGGCGAACCTCGAGATCGGCTATCTGACACCGCCCGTGGGCATCAACCTCTACCTTGCCAGCCAGCGCTTCAAACAACCCGTGCTCACGGTGTTCCGTGCGACGCTGCCGTTCCTGCTGCTGCTGCTCGTCTGGCTGCTACTCCTCACCTACGTGCCCGCGCTGAGCCTCTGGAATCAAGGCATGCACGGTGCGGCGGCTCAGCTTCCGCTGTAG
- the recG gene encoding ATP-dependent DNA helicase RecG — protein MKTASPFSFPVSPALAAKLAKLGLKRDSDLILHLPLRWEDETRITPIGELLPGQTAQVQACVREAKVTYRPRRMLTLIVEDDSGVLGVRFLHFYPSHLKAFQAGARFRFNGEVRGGFLGLEMVHPRFAKADDDTPLPAGLTPVYPTTAGLGQASLRKLIERALAAPIDETLPPEWREELGLAELESSIRLLHQPPPGCAQHALESRAHPAWQRLAFDELLAQQLSLATSRQAREARTTLPLPHRRRLTAAFVDTLAFELTAAQARAWQEISTDLAAPHPMRRLLQGDVGSGKTVVAALACLQAVENGMQAAFMAPTEILAEQHYRKLAPTLAALGVRSGWVSGSQRRAEREAAWRAIAAGEADLAFGTHALFQEAGNFCRLGLVVVDEQHRFGVGQRLALMGKGTEPHQLMMSATPIPRTLAMSFFADLDVSAIDELPPGRTPIVTKLVSAARRDEVLARVRDACVGGGQAYWVCPLIEESEKLQLQTAEDTYGTLVEQLPGLRIGLVHGRLKAEDKQSVMAAFQSHEIDLLVATTVIEVGVDVPNAALMVIEHAERMGLAQLHQLRGRVGRGARESVCVLLYETPLSELARARLKVIFEHSDGFEIARQDLLLRGPGELLGQRQSGLPMLRFADLERDVALLERARDLAQRCLRERPEVAARHVERWLGSRQAYSGS, from the coding sequence TTGAAGACGGCTTCGCCGTTTTCCTTTCCGGTCAGTCCGGCGCTTGCGGCCAAGCTCGCCAAGCTCGGTCTCAAGCGCGACAGCGACCTGATCCTCCACCTGCCGCTGCGCTGGGAAGACGAAACGCGGATCACGCCGATCGGCGAACTGCTGCCGGGACAGACCGCGCAGGTGCAGGCCTGCGTGCGCGAAGCGAAGGTCACCTATCGTCCGCGGCGCATGCTGACGCTGATCGTCGAGGACGACAGCGGCGTGCTCGGCGTCCGCTTCCTGCACTTCTATCCCAGCCACCTCAAGGCGTTCCAGGCCGGGGCGCGCTTCCGCTTCAATGGCGAAGTCCGCGGCGGCTTCCTCGGTCTGGAGATGGTGCACCCGCGTTTCGCCAAGGCCGACGACGACACCCCGCTGCCGGCCGGGCTGACGCCGGTCTACCCGACGACCGCCGGACTCGGCCAGGCGAGCCTGCGCAAGCTGATCGAGCGCGCGCTCGCCGCGCCCATCGATGAGACGCTGCCGCCCGAATGGCGCGAAGAACTGGGCCTCGCGGAACTGGAATCGAGCATCCGCCTGCTGCACCAGCCGCCGCCCGGCTGCGCGCAGCATGCGCTCGAATCGCGCGCCCACCCCGCCTGGCAGCGGCTCGCCTTCGACGAACTGCTGGCGCAGCAGCTGTCGCTGGCGACGTCCCGCCAGGCGCGCGAGGCGCGCACGACTTTGCCGCTTCCGCACCGGCGCCGCCTGACCGCGGCCTTCGTCGACACCCTCGCTTTCGAACTGACCGCGGCGCAGGCCCGCGCCTGGCAGGAAATCAGTACCGACCTCGCCGCGCCGCATCCGATGCGCAGGCTGCTGCAGGGCGACGTCGGCAGCGGCAAGACCGTGGTCGCGGCGCTCGCCTGCCTGCAGGCAGTCGAGAACGGCATGCAGGCCGCGTTCATGGCGCCGACCGAGATCCTGGCCGAGCAGCACTACCGCAAGCTCGCGCCGACGCTTGCGGCGCTCGGCGTGCGCAGCGGGTGGGTTTCGGGCAGCCAGCGCCGTGCCGAACGCGAAGCCGCGTGGCGCGCGATCGCCGCCGGGGAGGCCGACCTCGCCTTCGGCACGCATGCCCTGTTCCAGGAGGCCGGAAACTTTTGCCGGCTCGGCCTCGTCGTCGTCGACGAACAGCACCGCTTCGGCGTCGGCCAGCGCCTTGCGCTGATGGGCAAAGGCACCGAGCCGCACCAGTTGATGATGAGCGCGACGCCGATTCCACGCACGCTCGCGATGAGCTTTTTCGCCGACCTCGACGTCTCGGCCATCGACGAACTCCCGCCCGGGCGCACGCCGATCGTGACCAAGCTGGTCAGTGCCGCGCGCCGCGACGAGGTGCTCGCCCGTGTGCGCGACGCCTGTGTGGGCGGCGGACAGGCCTACTGGGTGTGCCCGCTGATCGAGGAATCGGAGAAGCTGCAGCTGCAGACCGCCGAGGACACCTACGGCACGCTCGTCGAGCAGCTGCCCGGGCTGCGCATCGGCCTCGTGCACGGCCGGCTCAAGGCCGAGGACAAGCAATCGGTCATGGCGGCGTTCCAGTCTCACGAGATCGACCTGCTCGTCGCGACGACCGTGATCGAGGTCGGCGTCGACGTGCCCAACGCGGCGCTCATGGTGATCGAGCACGCAGAGCGCATGGGGCTCGCGCAATTGCATCAGTTGCGCGGGCGGGTCGGGCGCGGCGCCCGCGAATCGGTGTGCGTGCTGTTGTACGAGACGCCGCTGTCCGAACTCGCGCGGGCGCGGCTCAAGGTGATTTTCGAACACAGCGACGGCTTCGAGATCGCGCGCCAGGATCTGCTGCTGCGCGGACCGGGCGAGTTGCTCGGCCAGCGGCAGAGCGGTCTGCCGATGCTGCGTTTCGCCGACCTCGAGCGCGATGTCGCCTTGCTCGAGCGCGCGCGCGACCTCGCGCAACGCTGCCTGCGCGAGCGCCCCGAGGTCGCCGCGCGCCACGTCGAGCGCTGGCTCGGAAGCCGCCAGGCCTACAGCGGAAGCTGA
- a CDS encoding Rid family detoxifying hydrolase has translation MDKRIIQTADAPAAIGTYSQAIRVDNTVYLSGQIGLDPSTMQLVDGIEAQIHQVFKNLAAVAAAAGGSLADVVKLNVFLTDLGNFSQVNEIMAAYFKAPYPARAAVGVAALPRGALVEADAVMALA, from the coding sequence ATGGACAAGCGCATCATCCAGACCGCCGACGCCCCCGCCGCGATCGGTACCTACTCGCAGGCAATCCGCGTGGACAACACCGTGTACCTGTCGGGGCAGATCGGGCTCGATCCGTCGACCATGCAACTGGTCGACGGCATCGAAGCGCAGATCCATCAGGTGTTCAAAAATCTCGCCGCGGTCGCCGCGGCGGCCGGCGGCTCGCTCGCCGACGTGGTGAAGCTCAACGTCTTCCTCACCGACCTCGGAAACTTTTCGCAGGTCAACGAGATCATGGCGGCCTACTTCAAGGCCCCCTACCCGGCGCGGGCTGCGGTCGGCGTCGCTGCCCTGCCGCGCGGCGCACTGGTCGAGGCCGACGCCGTCATGGCCCTTGCCTAG
- a CDS encoding RelA/SpoT family protein — MTHGFDTLREHLAHLGPEDVAQLEQAYEFSRSAHEGQFRKSGEPYISHPLAVAAILADWHLDAQTLCAALLHDVVEDTPATAGEIEARFGKAVAVLVGGVSKLDKLAFESEQHAQAENFRKMLLAMAQDVRVILVKLADRLHNMHTMGAMPAEKRRRIATETLEIYAPIANRLGLHSVYQELEDLGFRYSHPNRYQVLAKAVKAARGNRRELVERVKVALQEKLEQCKIEAAISGREKHLYSIYRKMQEKNLAFSEVFDIYGFRVVVRDQPACYLALGALHALYKPIPGKFKDYIAIPKANGYQSLHSILFGPNGTPIEVQIRTVDMNRLAESGVASHWMYKSADTALNDVQTRTHRWLQSLLDIQADHGDSPEFLEHIKVDLFPDEVYVFTPKGKIMALPRGATAVDFAFAVHSDVGHRCIAVKINYELMPLRTQLRNGDHVEVLTASNASPNAAWLNFVVTGKARSHIRNYLRNTRVEEAAALGERLLRNAIEALHPGAEADPTVWDRVVKDYGLQTRDELFAGIGLGRKLPLVVAHQLLHVQGEKTGEPAHPHAISIRGTEGIAVELAQCCHPIPGDPILGFIHKDRGLIIHTHDCPSIRAFRTDPEKWLDVEWEAEPGRMFDVSIKVVVGNKRGVLAKVAASIAEHGSNIGNVSMEEEDGSPYTVLFFTVQVENRAHLARVMRGLRMLPDVVRIFRIKGKKDGRAAPLQ; from the coding sequence ATGACGCACGGCTTCGACACACTGCGCGAGCATCTGGCCCACCTCGGGCCGGAAGATGTCGCTCAGCTCGAACAGGCCTACGAATTCAGCCGCAGCGCCCATGAAGGGCAGTTTCGCAAGAGCGGCGAACCCTATATCTCCCATCCGCTCGCCGTCGCCGCGATCCTCGCGGACTGGCATCTCGACGCCCAGACCCTCTGCGCCGCCCTGCTGCACGACGTCGTCGAGGACACGCCGGCGACGGCCGGCGAGATCGAAGCCCGCTTCGGCAAGGCCGTCGCGGTGCTGGTCGGCGGCGTCTCCAAGCTCGACAAGCTCGCCTTCGAATCCGAGCAGCACGCGCAGGCGGAAAACTTCCGCAAGATGCTGCTGGCGATGGCGCAGGACGTCCGCGTGATCCTGGTCAAGCTCGCCGATCGCCTGCACAACATGCACACGATGGGCGCGATGCCCGCCGAAAAGCGCCGCCGCATCGCGACCGAAACGCTGGAGATCTACGCGCCGATCGCCAACCGGCTCGGCCTGCACTCGGTCTACCAGGAACTCGAGGATCTCGGCTTCCGCTACAGCCATCCCAACCGCTACCAGGTGCTCGCCAAGGCGGTGAAGGCCGCGCGGGGCAACCGTCGCGAGCTGGTCGAACGGGTCAAGGTCGCGCTGCAGGAAAAGCTCGAGCAATGCAAGATCGAGGCCGCGATCAGCGGCCGCGAAAAGCACCTCTACAGCATCTACCGCAAGATGCAGGAGAAAAACCTCGCGTTTTCCGAGGTCTTCGACATCTACGGCTTTCGCGTCGTCGTGCGGGACCAGCCCGCCTGCTACCTCGCGCTCGGCGCGCTGCATGCGCTCTACAAGCCGATTCCGGGCAAGTTCAAGGACTACATCGCGATCCCCAAGGCCAACGGCTACCAGTCGCTGCATTCGATCCTGTTCGGCCCCAACGGCACGCCGATCGAAGTCCAGATCCGCACCGTCGACATGAACCGTCTCGCCGAGTCCGGCGTCGCGTCGCACTGGATGTACAAATCGGCCGACACCGCGCTGAACGACGTGCAGACGCGCACCCACCGCTGGCTGCAGTCGCTGCTCGACATCCAGGCCGACCACGGCGACTCGCCCGAATTCCTCGAACATATCAAAGTCGACCTCTTCCCCGACGAGGTCTACGTGTTCACGCCGAAGGGCAAGATCATGGCCTTGCCGCGCGGGGCGACCGCGGTCGACTTCGCCTTCGCCGTGCACAGCGACGTCGGCCACCGCTGCATCGCGGTCAAGATCAACTACGAGCTGATGCCGCTGCGCACGCAGCTCAGGAACGGCGATCACGTCGAGGTGCTGACCGCGTCGAACGCGAGCCCCAACGCCGCCTGGCTCAACTTCGTCGTCACCGGCAAGGCGCGCTCGCACATCCGCAACTACCTGCGCAACACGCGGGTCGAGGAAGCCGCGGCGCTCGGCGAACGCCTGCTCAGGAACGCGATCGAGGCGCTGCATCCGGGCGCCGAAGCCGACCCCACGGTGTGGGATCGCGTCGTCAAGGACTACGGCCTGCAGACCCGCGACGAACTCTTCGCCGGGATCGGCCTCGGCCGCAAGCTGCCGCTCGTCGTCGCCCACCAGCTGCTGCACGTTCAGGGCGAGAAGACCGGCGAGCCCGCGCATCCGCACGCGATCAGCATCCGCGGCACCGAAGGCATCGCGGTCGAACTGGCGCAGTGCTGCCATCCGATTCCGGGTGACCCGATTCTCGGCTTCATCCACAAGGACCGCGGCCTCATCATCCACACCCACGACTGCCCGTCGATCCGCGCCTTCCGCACCGATCCCGAGAAATGGCTCGACGTCGAATGGGAGGCCGAGCCGGGCCGCATGTTCGACGTCTCGATCAAGGTCGTCGTCGGCAACAAGCGCGGCGTTCTGGCCAAGGTCGCCGCCTCGATCGCCGAACACGGCTCGAACATCGGCAACGTGTCGATGGAGGAAGAGGACGGCAGCCCGTACACCGTGCTGTTCTTCACGGTCCAGGTCGAAAATCGCGCCCACCTCGCGCGCGTCATGCGCGGCCTGCGCATGCTGCCCGACGTCGTCCGGATCTTCCGCATCAAGGGCAAGAAAGACGGCCGCGCGGCCCCCCTCCAATAA
- the rpoZ gene encoding DNA-directed RNA polymerase subunit omega, with translation MARITVDDCIDNIPNRFELTLAVTYRARQLAQGSQPMVESKDKPIVTALREIAAGKVGREILNRGRA, from the coding sequence ATGGCCCGCATCACCGTCGATGATTGCATTGACAACATCCCCAACCGTTTCGAACTCACGCTGGCCGTGACCTACCGCGCCCGCCAGCTGGCCCAGGGCTCGCAGCCCATGGTCGAATCGAAGGACAAACCCATCGTCACCGCGCTGCGCGAGATCGCGGCAGGCAAGGTCGGTCGTGAAATCCTCAACCGGGGCCGCGCCTGA
- the gmk gene encoding guanylate kinase, producing the protein MTPPASPGVLYIVSAPSGAGKTSLVKALLKSDPAIRLSVSHTTRAPRPGESDGRDYHFVARDTFEKMLADGEFLEHAEVYGNFYGTSRGRIGQELDAGRDLLLEIDWQGAEQVKRHFPQSTSIFILPPTFSALRTRLTGRGQDSPEIIERRLAAAAHDVAHAEAFDYIIVNDDFDHALQDLVAITRSIRLEAQRQLKRHAALFGEFRRI; encoded by the coding sequence ATGACCCCCCCCGCCAGCCCTGGTGTTCTTTACATCGTCAGCGCCCCCTCCGGCGCCGGCAAGACCAGCCTCGTCAAGGCGCTGCTGAAGAGCGACCCGGCGATCCGCCTGTCCGTTTCCCACACCACGCGCGCCCCGCGTCCGGGCGAGAGCGACGGCCGCGACTACCACTTCGTCGCGCGCGACACCTTCGAGAAAATGCTGGCCGACGGCGAATTTCTCGAACACGCCGAGGTGTACGGCAACTTCTACGGCACCTCCCGGGGCCGCATCGGGCAGGAACTCGACGCCGGGCGCGACCTTCTGCTGGAGATCGACTGGCAGGGCGCCGAGCAGGTCAAGCGGCACTTCCCGCAATCGACGTCGATATTCATCCTGCCGCCGACCTTCAGCGCCTTGCGCACGCGCCTGACCGGACGCGGCCAGGACAGCCCGGAAATCATCGAGCGCCGGCTCGCCGCGGCGGCGCACGACGTCGCTCATGCCGAGGCGTTCGACTATATAATCGTCAACGATGACTTCGACCACGCCCTCCAGGATCTGGTCGCGATCACCCGCAGCATTCGCCTCGAAGCGCAGCGCCAGCTGAAACGCCACGCCGCCCTTTTCGGGGAATTCCGACGCATTTGA
- a CDS encoding YicC/YloC family endoribonuclease, with translation MTTSMTGFAAHSFNVDHASVNVELRSVNQRYLELHFRLADEFRPLETQLRELLQQRLARGKVECRIGLAHLSAAPPDNGLNPAILERLVRWQDDVLERLPGAAPLSVNEVLRWPGAMQNAVVSQATLDEAALAGFRAALDELVESRRREGAKLRQHILDRLDAAEAQVAVLKPLLPVLAAAQREKLGERLREALGEAGHERLAQEVALAAQKVDVDEEVSRLATHFTEVRRVLDQSGAVGKRLDFLMQELHREANTLGSKSVAVETSRTSLELKVLIEQMREQVQNIE, from the coding sequence ATGACCACCAGCATGACCGGGTTCGCCGCCCACAGCTTCAATGTCGACCATGCGAGCGTCAATGTCGAGCTGCGAAGCGTCAACCAACGTTATCTCGAACTGCACTTCCGCCTCGCCGATGAGTTCCGTCCGCTCGAAACGCAGCTGCGTGAACTGCTTCAGCAGCGCCTGGCGCGGGGCAAGGTCGAGTGCAGGATCGGCCTGGCGCACCTGTCCGCCGCCCCGCCCGATAACGGCCTGAATCCGGCCATTCTTGAGCGGCTGGTGCGTTGGCAGGACGACGTGCTCGAGCGGCTCCCCGGCGCCGCCCCCTTGAGCGTCAACGAAGTGCTGCGCTGGCCGGGGGCGATGCAAAACGCCGTGGTATCGCAGGCGACGCTCGACGAGGCAGCGCTCGCCGGGTTTCGCGCAGCCCTCGACGAACTCGTGGAAAGCCGGCGCCGCGAAGGCGCCAAGCTGCGGCAGCACATCCTCGATCGCCTCGATGCCGCCGAGGCGCAGGTCGCCGTCCTGAAGCCGCTGCTGCCCGTTCTTGCCGCAGCCCAGCGCGAGAAACTCGGCGAGCGCCTGCGCGAGGCCCTCGGCGAGGCCGGCCACGAGCGGCTCGCCCAGGAAGTGGCGCTCGCCGCCCAGAAGGTCGACGTCGACGAGGAAGTGTCGCGCCTGGCTACCCACTTCACCGAGGTGAGGCGCGTGCTCGATCAGTCCGGCGCGGTCGGCAAGCGCCTCGACTTCCTGATGCAGGAATTGCATCGCGAAGCGAACACGCTCGGCTCGAAGTCGGTCGCGGTCGAGACCTCGCGCACCTCGCTCGAACTCAAGGTGCTGATCGAGCAGATGCGCGAGCAGGTGCAGAATATTGAATGA
- a CDS encoding serine/threonine protein kinase, with the protein MATQPNQALPNGYRLNEYTIIRKIGGGGFSMVYLARDDANQSVAIKEYLPGALVLRTEGSVVVQASSTENNNIFRHGMKCFFEEGRALARIDHPNVVRVVNFFRANDTVYMVMRFERGKTLQQHIQANRGSIRESFIRRVFAQLLNGLREVHTHKLLHLDLKPSNLYIRLDGSPVLIDFGAARQTLTQEESKLQPMYTPGFAAPEQYHNRERLGPWTDIYSVGASLYASLAGYPPQAADARLLNDKLVPATVNWRGAYSDQLLETIDSCLKLNYMERPQSVFSLQKVLMDRSAMMPPRSSLLSSLRRQLNRELF; encoded by the coding sequence ATGGCGACTCAACCTAACCAGGCTCTGCCCAACGGCTACCGTCTCAACGAATACACGATCATCCGCAAGATCGGCGGCGGCGGCTTCAGCATGGTCTACCTGGCGCGGGACGACGCCAACCAGTCGGTCGCGATCAAGGAGTACCTGCCGGGCGCGCTGGTGCTGCGCACCGAAGGCTCGGTCGTCGTGCAAGCGAGTTCGACCGAGAACAACAACATCTTCCGTCACGGCATGAAGTGTTTTTTCGAGGAAGGCCGTGCGCTCGCCCGTATCGATCATCCCAATGTCGTGCGCGTGGTCAACTTTTTCCGTGCCAACGACACGGTCTACATGGTCATGCGCTTCGAGCGCGGCAAGACGCTGCAGCAACATATCCAGGCCAACCGTGGCAGCATCCGTGAAAGCTTCATCCGGCGCGTGTTCGCGCAACTGCTCAACGGCTTGCGCGAGGTGCACACCCATAAGCTGCTGCATCTCGACCTCAAACCGTCCAACCTCTATATCCGGCTCGACGGTTCGCCCGTGCTCATCGACTTCGGCGCGGCGCGGCAGACGCTGACGCAGGAGGAAAGCAAGCTGCAGCCGATGTATACACCGGGTTTCGCCGCGCCCGAGCAGTATCACAATCGTGAGCGCCTCGGGCCGTGGACCGATATCTACAGTGTCGGCGCGAGCCTGTACGCCTCGCTCGCGGGCTACCCGCCGCAGGCCGCTGACGCGCGTCTGCTCAACGACAAACTGGTGCCGGCCACGGTCAACTGGCGCGGCGCCTACTCGGACCAGCTCCTCGAGACGATCGACAGCTGCCTCAAGCTCAACTACATGGAACGTCCGCAGAGCGTGTTTAGCCTGCAGAAGGTGCTGATGGACCGCAGCGCGATGATGCCGCCGCGCTCGTCCCTGCTTTCCAGCCTCAGGCGCCAGTTGAACCGCGAATTGTTCTAA
- a CDS encoding PP2C family protein-serine/threonine phosphatase, which yields MKFTIYQASRQGGRKNNQDRVAYSYSRDALLMVVADGMGGHMHGEIAAQIAVQTLTEQFQKMAKPRLGDPLAFLADTITRAHYAINDYAVEQDLLEIPHTTIVAAMIQDNTAYWAHVGDSRLYLFSDGDLIARTEDHTAVAQLVRDGIISEEEAGHHPERNKVSNCLGGYMTPQVECNAPIPLHDADTMLICTDGIWGMISIPEISALLHAYTLEDAVRHLMDHAEFRGGEHGDNLSLIAMTWGEARLPSKDSISTLALPDGGVTTQINALRPLPGAAVVSDDEIERAIAEIQQAIQKISGK from the coding sequence ATGAAATTCACGATCTACCAGGCTTCGCGTCAGGGCGGGCGCAAGAATAATCAAGACCGCGTCGCCTATTCCTACAGTCGCGATGCCCTGCTGATGGTCGTGGCCGACGGCATGGGCGGACACATGCACGGCGAAATCGCGGCGCAGATCGCGGTGCAGACGCTGACCGAGCAGTTCCAGAAGATGGCCAAGCCCCGGCTCGGCGATCCGCTGGCCTTCCTCGCCGACACGATCACGCGCGCGCACTACGCGATCAACGATTACGCGGTCGAGCAGGACCTGCTCGAAATCCCCCATACGACGATCGTCGCGGCGATGATCCAGGACAATACGGCGTACTGGGCGCACGTCGGCGATTCGCGCCTCTATCTCTTCAGCGACGGCGACCTGATCGCGCGCACCGAGGATCACACCGCGGTCGCCCAGCTCGTGCGCGACGGCATCATTAGCGAGGAAGAGGCCGGCCATCACCCCGAACGCAACAAGGTGTCGAATTGCCTGGGCGGCTACATGACGCCGCAGGTCGAATGCAACGCGCCGATCCCGCTGCACGACGCCGACACCATGCTGATCTGCACCGACGGCATATGGGGCATGATCAGCATTCCCGAAATCTCGGCGCTGCTGCATGCGTACACGCTCGAAGACGCGGTGCGCCACCTGATGGACCACGCGGAATTCCGTGGCGGCGAGCACGGCGACAACCTGAGTCTGATCGCGATGACCTGGGGCGAGGCGCGCCTGCCGAGCAAGGATTCAATCTCGACGCTGGCCTTGCCTGACGGCGGGGTCACGACGCAAATCAATGCCCTGCGTCCCTTGCCCGGTGCCGCGGTCGTCTCCGACGACGAGATCGAGCGCGCGATCGCCGAGATCCAGCAGGCGATCCAGAAAATCTCCGGCAAATAG
- the rph gene encoding ribonuclease PH codes for MSELTARPSGRAPDALRALRFTRRFTKHAEGSVLVAMGDTQVLCTASVVDKVPPHKKGSGEGWVTAEYGMLPRSTHTRSDREAARGKQSGRTQEIQRLIGRSLRAVVDLKKLGERTLHIDCDVLQADGGTRCASICGAYVAVADAVSWLVREGALVETPLVDSVAAVSVGVYQGQPVLDLDYLEDSACDTDMNVVMTGSGGIVEVQGTAEGVAFSRTTLEALLDLATAGIAQISAEQVRTLGQP; via the coding sequence ATGTCCGAATTGACCGCCCGCCCCAGCGGCCGCGCGCCCGACGCGCTCCGTGCGCTGCGCTTCACCCGTCGCTTCACCAAGCATGCCGAAGGCTCCGTGCTCGTCGCCATGGGCGATACCCAAGTCCTCTGCACGGCCAGCGTCGTCGACAAGGTCCCGCCGCACAAGAAAGGCAGCGGCGAGGGCTGGGTCACCGCCGAATACGGCATGCTCCCGCGCTCGACCCACACGCGCAGTGATCGCGAGGCGGCGCGCGGCAAGCAGTCGGGGCGCACGCAGGAAATCCAGCGCCTGATCGGGCGCAGCCTGCGCGCGGTCGTCGACCTGAAGAAGCTCGGCGAGCGCACGCTGCACATCGACTGCGACGTGCTGCAGGCCGACGGCGGCACGCGCTGCGCGAGCATTTGCGGCGCCTACGTCGCGGTCGCCGACGCGGTCTCCTGGCTCGTGCGCGAAGGGGCGCTCGTCGAAACGCCGCTCGTCGACAGCGTCGCCGCGGTCTCGGTCGGCGTCTACCAGGGGCAGCCCGTGCTCGATCTCGATTACCTCGAGGATTCCGCCTGTGACACCGACATGAACGTCGTCATGACCGGAAGCGGCGGCATCGTCGAGGTGCAGGGGACGGCCGAAGGCGTGGCGTTTTCGCGCACCACCCTCGAAGCCTTGCTCGACCTGGCCACGGCCGGCATCGCGCAGATCAGCGCGGAACAGGTCAGGACACTGGGGCAGCCATGA